A section of the Candidatus Latescibacterota bacterium genome encodes:
- the arsB gene encoding ACR3 family arsenite efflux transporter gives MTTSACVTKTPSPLGAFERWLTLWVLLCIGAGIALGRVAPGLAGWLDGLSLAVDGAPVVSLPIAVCLFFMMFPIMVKIDFAEVLRAGRSVKPVTLTLVVNWLIKPFTMLALASFFLGVVFRGFIGVDAVDLVKLPFGLDLPVGSSYGAGTVVLVDGLKQLAVPLWRSYLAGCILLGVAPCTAMVLVWGALARGNDGHTLVMVAINSLVMLLLYGPLGGLLLGVGRLPVPWQALLLSIAVYVALPLVAGYLTRRWLVAARGEAWFAARFLHRLTPVTVTALLVTLVLLFALKGETILAAPLNILWIAVPLFLQTLFIFGLTFLLARRLRLDYRDAAPSALIGASNHFEVAIATATLLFGLGSGAALATVVGVLIEVPVMLLLVRLCLRSRPRFATPVS, from the coding sequence ATGACCACGTCTGCCTGCGTGACGAAAACCCCGAGCCCCCTCGGCGCGTTCGAGCGCTGGCTCACGCTCTGGGTGCTGCTCTGCATCGGCGCGGGCATCGCGCTGGGCCGGGTGGCGCCAGGGCTGGCCGGCTGGCTGGACGGCCTGTCGCTGGCGGTCGACGGCGCGCCGGTGGTGAGCCTGCCGATCGCCGTCTGCCTCTTCTTCATGATGTTCCCCATCATGGTGAAGATCGACTTCGCCGAGGTGCTGCGGGCCGGCCGCAGCGTGAAGCCGGTGACGCTCACGCTCGTCGTCAACTGGCTGATCAAGCCCTTCACCATGCTCGCCCTGGCGAGCTTCTTCCTCGGCGTCGTGTTTCGCGGCTTCATCGGCGTGGACGCCGTGGACCTGGTGAAGCTCCCCTTCGGTCTCGACCTGCCAGTGGGGTCGAGCTACGGCGCGGGCACGGTGGTGCTGGTGGACGGCCTGAAGCAGCTCGCCGTGCCGCTCTGGCGGAGCTACCTGGCGGGTTGCATCCTGCTCGGCGTGGCGCCCTGCACGGCCATGGTCCTGGTCTGGGGCGCGCTCGCCCGCGGCAACGACGGCCACACGCTCGTCATGGTCGCGATCAACTCGCTCGTGATGCTCCTGCTCTACGGCCCGCTGGGCGGCCTGCTGCTGGGGGTCGGGCGACTGCCTGTGCCCTGGCAGGCCCTGCTGCTCTCCATCGCCGTCTACGTGGCCCTGCCGCTCGTCGCGGGCTACCTCACACGGCGCTGGCTGGTGGCGGCGCGCGGGGAGGCGTGGTTCGCCGCGCGCTTCCTGCACCGCCTCACGCCGGTCACCGTGACCGCGCTGCTCGTCACCCTGGTGCTGCTCTTCGCGCTCAAGGGCGAGACGATCCTCGCGGCCCCGCTGAACATCCTCTGGATCGCCGTGCCGCTCTTTCTTCAGACACTCTTCATCTTCGGCCTGACGTTCCTGCTGGCCCGCCGGCTGCGGCTGGACTATCGTGACGCGGCGCCGAGCGCGCTCATCGGCGCGTCGAACCACTTCGAGGTGGCGATCGCCACGGCGACGCTGCTCTTCGGCCTCGGCTCGGGGGCGGCGCTGGCCACCGTGGTGGGCGTGCTCATCGAGGTGCCGGTGATGCTGCTGCTGGTGCGGCTCTGCCTGCGGAGCCGTCCGCGATTCGCCACGCCTGTGTCCTGA
- a CDS encoding permease — protein sequence MTAFSWRREGRALALIAGVFALAFFLPVGRDRFDGAVIEALQLLRWYAREHVLLCLVPAFFIAGAIGVFLRKDAVMRYLGPGAPKPLAYAVASVSGSVLAVCSCTVLPLFAGIYGMGAGLGPASAFLYAGPAINVLAIILTARVLGVEMGVARAVGAVVFSVVIGLAMALLFRETRGARAQAVDLADEEPDRPLHRTVLSLAAMLAVLIFANWGAPAGGDGLWRAIHAARWPLTATAALALGVMLARWFSLAWRELALIALPVAALALWGPARPLLPFGAAVLLLAWRLGRRPADDPLGEWFASTWGFARQILPLLFAGILAAGLMLGRPGGEGLIPAGWVARAVGGNALGANLFAAIAGAFMYFATLTEIPILQGLLGAGMGKGPALALLLAGPALSLPSMLVIAGVLGLRKTLVFILLVVAMATLTGLAYGALF from the coding sequence GTGACCGCGTTCTCCTGGCGTCGCGAAGGCCGGGCGCTCGCGCTGATCGCGGGCGTCTTCGCGCTGGCGTTCTTCCTGCCCGTGGGGCGTGACCGTTTCGACGGGGCGGTCATCGAGGCCCTGCAGCTCCTGCGCTGGTACGCGCGGGAGCACGTGCTGCTCTGCCTGGTGCCGGCCTTCTTCATCGCCGGGGCGATCGGGGTCTTCCTGCGCAAGGACGCCGTGATGCGCTACCTCGGCCCGGGCGCGCCCAAGCCGCTCGCCTACGCGGTGGCCTCGGTGTCGGGCAGCGTGCTCGCGGTCTGCTCCTGCACCGTGCTGCCGCTCTTCGCCGGCATCTACGGCATGGGGGCGGGCCTGGGACCGGCCAGCGCGTTTCTCTACGCGGGGCCGGCGATCAACGTGCTGGCGATCATCCTGACCGCGCGCGTGCTGGGCGTCGAGATGGGCGTGGCGCGGGCGGTGGGGGCCGTGGTCTTCAGCGTCGTGATCGGGCTGGCGATGGCCCTGCTCTTCCGCGAGACCAGGGGCGCCCGCGCGCAGGCCGTCGATCTCGCGGACGAGGAGCCCGACCGGCCCCTGCACCGCACGGTGCTGAGCCTGGCCGCGATGCTGGCCGTGCTGATCTTCGCCAACTGGGGCGCGCCGGCCGGCGGCGACGGCCTCTGGCGCGCGATCCACGCCGCCAGGTGGCCGCTGACGGCGACGGCCGCCCTGGCCCTCGGCGTCATGCTCGCGCGCTGGTTCTCGCTCGCCTGGCGCGAACTCGCCCTGATCGCCCTGCCCGTGGCCGCGCTCGCGCTCTGGGGACCCGCCCGGCCGCTGCTGCCCTTCGGTGCGGCGGTGCTCCTGCTCGCGTGGCGCCTGGGTCGGCGTCCCGCCGACGACCCGCTCGGCGAGTGGTTCGCCTCGACCTGGGGCTTTGCCCGGCAGATCCTCCCCCTGCTCTTCGCGGGCATCCTGGCGGCGGGGCTGATGCTGGGACGTCCCGGCGGTGAGGGCCTGATCCCCGCCGGCTGGGTGGCGCGAGCGGTGGGCGGCAATGCCCTCGGCGCGAACCTCTTCGCCGCCATCGCGGGGGCCTTCATGTACTTCGCCACGCTGACGGAGATCCCCATCCTCCAGGGCCTGCTGGGCGCGGGCATGGGCAAGGGGCCGGCGCTGGCGCTGCTCCTGGCGGGGCCCGCCCTGTCGCTGCCGAGCATGCTGGTGATCGCCGGCGTGCTGGGGCTCCGCAAGACGCTGGTCTTCATTCTTCTGGTCGTCGCCATGGCGACCCTCACCGGGCTCGCCTATGGCGCGCTCTTCTAG
- a CDS encoding winged helix-turn-helix transcriptional regulator, producing the protein MPETPQARFAARAEILKALAHPTRLLIVDELSRGERCVAELTELAGVDMSTVSRHLGQLRGAGILQDERRGACVYYSLRCPCVLSFFTCVESVLEAKAATLDAVR; encoded by the coding sequence ATGCCGGAAACGCCCCAGGCCCGCTTCGCCGCGCGGGCCGAGATCCTGAAGGCCCTGGCCCATCCGACGCGGCTGCTCATCGTCGACGAGCTCTCCCGCGGCGAGCGCTGCGTGGCGGAGCTCACCGAGCTGGCGGGCGTGGACATGTCCACCGTCTCGCGCCACCTCGGCCAGCTGCGGGGCGCGGGCATCCTGCAGGACGAGCGCCGCGGCGCCTGCGTCTACTACTCGCTCAGGTGCCCCTGCGTGCTGAGCTTCTTCACCTGCGTCGAGTCGGTGCTCGAGGCGAAGGCCGCCACCCTCGACGCCGTCCGCTAG
- a CDS encoding cytochrome C biogenesis protein has translation MTELFGNLSAAVQGAWPLALGAAFLWGVLSIVLSPCHLASIPLIVAFIGGEGGTSTRRAAVLASLFSLGILVTIAALGFATAAAGRMLGDVGGAAGLLVALVFLLVGLHLLGVIPLPAGPARVGRVGRGPLGALLLGLLFGIALGPCTFAYLAPMLAVTLGAGAVSLLFGTLLLLSYGVGHTAVIALAGTFTQVVQRALDWNERSAALTVVRRICGALILLAGLWLLRLAT, from the coding sequence GTGACCGAGCTTTTCGGCAACCTGAGCGCCGCCGTTCAGGGCGCCTGGCCGCTGGCCCTCGGCGCCGCCTTCCTGTGGGGCGTGCTGAGCATCGTACTCAGTCCCTGCCACCTGGCGAGCATCCCGCTGATCGTGGCCTTCATCGGCGGAGAGGGCGGCACCAGCACGCGACGCGCGGCGGTCCTGGCGAGCCTCTTCAGCCTGGGCATCCTGGTCACCATCGCGGCGCTGGGTTTCGCCACCGCGGCCGCGGGCCGGATGCTGGGGGACGTGGGCGGCGCCGCCGGCCTGCTGGTGGCGCTGGTCTTCCTGCTGGTGGGCCTCCATCTGCTCGGCGTGATTCCCCTGCCCGCGGGACCGGCGCGCGTCGGCCGCGTCGGCCGCGGCCCGCTGGGCGCGCTGCTGCTGGGGCTCCTCTTCGGCATCGCGCTCGGCCCTTGCACCTTCGCCTACCTGGCGCCCATGCTGGCGGTCACGCTGGGCGCGGGGGCCGTCAGCCTGCTCTTCGGGACGCTGCTGCTCCTCAGCTACGGCGTCGGGCACACGGCGGTGATCGCCCTGGCCGGCACCTTCACGCAGGTCGTGCAGCGCGCGCTCGACTGGAACGAGCGCTCGGCGGCGCTGACCGTGGTCAGGAGGATCTGTGGCGCACTCATCCTGCTGGCGGGGCTCTGGCTGCTCCGGCTGGCCACCTGA
- a CDS encoding RNA polymerase sigma factor — MEPAALLARCQQGDPLAWEHLVRSTQSQVHAVAYATVGDAEEARDLTQEIYLRVYRKLDACREPERFLGWLLRVARNVSLDHRRRLRARPPRQDLAAEALADLADPSPDPAARWRETSRRLLVEQALAALSPLSREMILLKDVQGLRLEEIADALDLPLGTVKSRSHRARLELARALGALGGPPAEAAGL, encoded by the coding sequence ATGGAACCGGCCGCACTGCTCGCGCGCTGTCAGCAAGGCGATCCCTTGGCCTGGGAGCATCTCGTGCGCAGCACCCAATCGCAGGTCCATGCCGTCGCCTACGCCACAGTCGGCGACGCCGAGGAGGCCAGGGATCTGACCCAGGAGATCTACCTGCGCGTCTACCGCAAGCTGGACGCCTGCCGCGAGCCCGAGCGCTTCCTCGGCTGGCTGCTCCGCGTCGCGCGCAACGTGAGCCTCGACCACCGCCGCCGCCTGCGGGCGCGCCCGCCGCGGCAGGACCTCGCCGCCGAGGCGCTCGCCGACCTCGCGGATCCGTCACCCGATCCCGCCGCCCGCTGGCGCGAGACCAGCCGCCGCCTGCTCGTGGAACAGGCCCTCGCCGCGCTGAGTCCGCTGAGCCGCGAGATGATCCTGCTGAAGGACGTCCAGGGCCTGCGCCTCGAGGAGATCGCCGACGCCCTGGACCTCCCGCTGGGCACCGTCAAGTCCCGTTCCCACCGCGCCCGCCTGGAGCTGGCCCGCGCCCTCGGCGCGCTGGGCGGCCCCCCGGCCGAGGCGGCGGGACTGTGA
- a CDS encoding thioredoxin family protein, producing MGVRLGILALVALAALLVLRWGRGEETSAVAEAPVVAVALPRLVDLGSTTCIPCKRMAPILAELAEEQSGRLEVEVIDVREQPEAAARHDIRLIPTQIFFAADGRELWRHEGFIPKADILAKWAELGVTLAPVEASAP from the coding sequence ATGGGCGTGCGACTCGGCATCCTCGCGCTGGTGGCGCTGGCCGCCCTGCTCGTGCTGCGCTGGGGGCGCGGCGAGGAGACGTCCGCGGTGGCGGAGGCGCCGGTGGTCGCCGTCGCCCTGCCGCGGCTCGTGGACCTGGGCTCGACCACCTGCATCCCGTGCAAGCGCATGGCGCCCATCCTGGCGGAGCTCGCCGAGGAGCAGTCGGGCCGGCTCGAGGTGGAGGTCATCGACGTCCGCGAACAGCCGGAGGCCGCGGCGCGGCACGACATCCGCCTGATCCCGACCCAGATCTTCTTCGCCGCGGACGGCCGCGAGCTCTGGCGCCACGAGGGCTTCATCCCCAAGGCGGACATCCTCGCGAAGTGGGCCGAGCTGGGCGTGACGCTGGCCCCGGTCGAGGCGAGCGCGCCGTGA
- a CDS encoding arsenate reductase ArsC, with translation MPRPAVLFLCTGNACRSQMAEGWARALHGDRLDVASAGTAPGRLDPRAVAAMAEAGVDIAGQRSKGLDAFAGRRFDLVITVCDHARERCPVLPGARHLHAGFPDPPALAAGASSEEEALEHYRAVRDAIRAFVAGLPDHLDTGESR, from the coding sequence ATGCCTAGGCCCGCGGTGCTGTTTCTGTGCACGGGCAACGCCTGCCGCAGCCAGATGGCTGAAGGTTGGGCGCGCGCGCTGCACGGCGACCGCCTCGACGTAGCCTCCGCGGGCACGGCGCCCGGGCGCCTGGATCCGCGGGCCGTCGCCGCGATGGCCGAGGCCGGCGTGGACATCGCCGGGCAGCGGAGCAAGGGGCTGGACGCGTTCGCCGGCCGGCGCTTCGATCTGGTGATCACCGTTTGCGATCACGCGCGCGAGCGTTGCCCGGTGCTGCCGGGGGCGCGTCACCTGCACGCGGGCTTTCCCGATCCGCCGGCGCTCGCGGCCGGCGCGTCCTCCGAGGAGGAGGCGCTGGAGCACTACCGCGCGGTGCGCGACGCGATCCGCGCCTTTGTCGCCGGCCTGCCCGACCACCTCGACACGGGGGAATCCCGATGA
- a CDS encoding thioredoxin family protein, protein MRTVQILGTGCPKCRQLEANAREAAAAAGDGWQVEKVSDLKAIMAFGVMMTPALAVDGVVKSTGKVLSPDAIRELLT, encoded by the coding sequence ATGCGCACCGTGCAGATCCTGGGCACCGGCTGCCCCAAGTGCCGGCAGCTCGAGGCCAACGCCCGCGAGGCCGCCGCGGCGGCCGGCGACGGCTGGCAGGTGGAGAAGGTCAGCGACCTGAAGGCGATCATGGCCTTCGGCGTGATGATGACCCCGGCGCTGGCGGTGGACGGCGTCGTCAAGTCCACCGGCAAGGTGCTCTCGCCGGACGCCATCCGCGAGCTGCTGACATGA
- a CDS encoding zf-HC2 domain-containing protein yields the protein MTMNCEQWQALLDAQLDGTLPGALRRRADAHRDGCADCAALHAAALELRALREAAPNPALTDAILALTSGPVCERVESLLPERVDGALLADDAALVDAHLEHCASCAALDASLRWLAGALPALAPPAPDATFTAALLAALDDAPRRHPLVDVAARWRRLWQRPRFALEMAYAVTLLALSLTSLPFSPFRQAPGRALSLLKGHEAGLASALPAPIDLSSMTASVSQRGESAREWSGRRLERGRQHVDRGMAAVKACARDLWGDLKTFVGDLRRGDLAAASARLSVLAGDLKRLHYASRHNDDNA from the coding sequence ATGACGATGAACTGCGAGCAGTGGCAGGCCCTCTTGGACGCGCAGCTCGACGGCACGCTTCCCGGCGCTCTGCGCCGCCGCGCCGACGCCCATCGCGACGGCTGCGCCGACTGCGCGGCCCTTCACGCGGCCGCCCTCGAGCTGCGCGCGCTGCGCGAGGCCGCGCCCAACCCGGCCCTTACGGACGCGATCCTGGCGCTGACCAGCGGGCCCGTCTGCGAGCGCGTGGAGTCGCTGCTGCCCGAGCGCGTGGACGGCGCGCTGCTCGCCGACGACGCCGCGCTCGTCGACGCCCATCTGGAGCACTGCGCGTCCTGCGCCGCGCTCGACGCGAGCCTGCGCTGGCTGGCCGGCGCGCTCCCCGCGCTCGCGCCGCCGGCGCCGGACGCCACCTTTACCGCGGCGCTGCTCGCCGCGCTCGACGATGCCCCGCGCCGCCACCCTCTCGTTGACGTCGCCGCGCGCTGGCGGCGGCTCTGGCAGCGGCCGCGCTTCGCGCTGGAGATGGCCTACGCCGTCACGCTGCTCGCCCTCTCGCTCACGAGCCTGCCCTTCTCGCCCTTCCGTCAGGCGCCCGGGCGCGCGCTGTCGCTGCTGAAGGGCCACGAGGCGGGCCTGGCCAGCGCGCTGCCCGCGCCGATCGACCTGAGCAGCATGACGGCCAGCGTCTCCCAGCGCGGCGAGAGCGCGCGCGAGTGGAGCGGCCGCAGGCTGGAGCGCGGCCGCCAGCACGTGGACCGCGGCATGGCGGCCGTGAAGGCCTGCGCGCGGGACCTCTGGGGCGATCTGAAGACCTTCGTCGGAGATCTCCGGCGCGGGGACCTGGCCGCGGCCTCGGCCCGGCTCAGCGTCCTCGCCGGCGATCTGAAACGGCTCCACTACGCCTCGCGGCACAACGACGACAATGCGTGA